The following coding sequences are from one Azospirillum sp. TSH100 window:
- a CDS encoding iron ABC transporter permease, with product MASRPSPGPLPRGLLPPGLLTAALLLTALLLGGWGLLLGSRPLRPDTLLSVLLHPSDAIDSILVWTLRLPRSLCAFVGGVGLAVSGLLLQILTRNPLAGPGLTGVTSGAVTAILLCFVLLPGFSSAYYPLVGLAGGLSAAAVTAWIARGGGGTGGPMRLALGGISVALFLGAVTTYLILLSGPQSTSLFFWLSGGFQGGSWPQLLAMTPWVAIGLAGALACLRVITLFTLSEQAAAGMGLNLVLWKPVLLLLAVLPVAGVAPVAGHVAFVGLASPHIARLLKPPGPGWLIGLTAALGGTMVVAADLVARTVVLPREIPVSIVAALIGGPVFLHLVRRHRFSSGTEV from the coding sequence ATGGCGAGCCGCCCGTCACCCGGTCCGCTGCCCCGGGGCCTGCTGCCCCCCGGCCTGCTGACGGCCGCGCTGCTGCTCACGGCGCTGCTGCTCGGCGGCTGGGGGCTGCTGCTCGGCAGCCGTCCGCTGCGGCCGGACACGCTGCTGTCGGTTCTGCTCCACCCGAGCGACGCCATCGACTCCATCCTGGTCTGGACGCTGCGGCTGCCGCGCAGCCTGTGCGCCTTCGTCGGCGGCGTCGGGCTGGCGGTGTCCGGCCTGCTGTTGCAAATCCTGACCCGCAATCCGCTGGCCGGGCCGGGGCTGACCGGCGTCACCTCCGGCGCGGTGACCGCCATCCTGCTGTGCTTCGTGCTGCTGCCCGGCTTCTCCTCGGCCTATTACCCGCTGGTCGGGCTGGCGGGCGGCCTGTCCGCCGCCGCCGTCACCGCCTGGATCGCGCGGGGCGGCGGCGGGACCGGCGGTCCGATGCGGCTGGCGTTGGGCGGGATCAGCGTGGCGCTGTTCCTGGGGGCCGTCACCACCTATCTGATCCTGCTCAGCGGCCCGCAATCGACCTCCCTGTTCTTCTGGCTGTCGGGCGGCTTCCAGGGCGGCTCCTGGCCGCAGCTGCTGGCGATGACGCCGTGGGTCGCCATCGGGCTGGCCGGCGCGCTCGCCTGCCTGCGCGTCATCACCCTGTTCACGCTCAGCGAACAGGCCGCCGCCGGGATGGGCCTGAACCTCGTCCTGTGGAAGCCGGTGCTGCTTCTGCTGGCGGTGCTGCCGGTCGCCGGGGTCGCCCCGGTCGCCGGGCATGTCGCCTTCGTCGGGCTGGCCTCGCCCCACATCGCCCGGCTGCTCAAGCCTCCCGGGCCCGGCTGGCTGATCGGGCTGACCGCGGCGCTGGGCGGCACCATGGTGGTGGCCGCCGATCTGGTGGCGCGCACCGTCGTCCTGCCGCGCGAAATCCCGGTCAGCATCGTCGCCGCGCTGATCGGCGGCCCGGTCTTCCTCCATCTGGTCCGCCGCCACCGCTTCTCCTCCGGGACAGAGGTCTGA
- a CDS encoding ABC transporter substrate-binding protein: MTRTLPKLCLVLGMAAALTAGSALAQDAATRGVVDDRGVTVQVPARPQRIAAVSYLGVDVALAVGVMPVATTYMTAGREPDYLLGLTAGMKKIGQRAKPNLELLAEAKPDVIVAMRRYTQGNAAQFDRIAPYLAYNMELSGQSFKEVAELAALFGQPQRGQELNDAFSRRLDEYAAKAPKDRHPRFQIMWAGNTPFTFHTENMAAWIVTKLGGENIAGPMVQGGRFGLEMSLEAMLEKDPEVIFVYDSGPERPHQSNPIWSRLSAVKNGRVHYVGDEWVEPNGPIARELVLREAAHFLYPDRFPAIDVKAEAATLIPAAVRK, translated from the coding sequence ATGACCCGGACCCTGCCGAAACTCTGCCTCGTCCTGGGAATGGCCGCCGCCCTGACCGCCGGATCGGCGCTTGCGCAGGATGCTGCGACCCGCGGCGTCGTCGATGACCGCGGCGTCACCGTCCAGGTTCCCGCCAGGCCGCAGCGCATCGCCGCGGTCTCCTATCTCGGCGTCGATGTGGCGCTGGCGGTCGGGGTGATGCCGGTCGCCACCACCTACATGACCGCCGGGCGCGAGCCGGACTATCTGCTGGGGCTGACCGCCGGCATGAAGAAGATCGGCCAGCGGGCCAAGCCCAATCTGGAACTGCTGGCGGAGGCCAAGCCCGACGTGATCGTCGCCATGCGGCGCTACACCCAGGGCAACGCCGCCCAGTTCGACAGGATCGCCCCCTATCTCGCCTACAACATGGAGCTTTCCGGCCAGAGCTTCAAAGAGGTGGCGGAGCTGGCCGCCCTGTTCGGCCAGCCGCAGCGCGGCCAGGAGCTGAACGACGCCTTCAGCAGGCGGCTGGACGAGTATGCCGCCAAGGCGCCGAAGGACAGGCACCCGCGCTTCCAGATCATGTGGGCGGGCAACACCCCCTTCACCTTCCACACCGAGAACATGGCGGCCTGGATCGTCACCAAACTGGGCGGCGAGAACATCGCCGGCCCGATGGTCCAGGGCGGCCGCTTCGGGCTGGAGATGAGCCTGGAAGCGATGCTGGAGAAGGATCCGGAGGTGATCTTCGTCTATGACTCCGGCCCGGAACGCCCGCACCAGTCCAACCCGATCTGGAGCCGGCTGTCGGCGGTGAAGAACGGCCGCGTCCATTATGTCGGCGACGAGTGGGTCGAGCCGAACGGCCCGATCGCCCGCGAGCTGGTCCTGCGCGAGGCCGCGCATTTCCTCTATCCCGACCGTTTCCCGGCGATCGACGTCAAGGCCGAGGCGGCGACGCTGATCCCCGCCGCCGTCCGGAAGTAA